The following are from one region of the Paenibacillus sabinae T27 genome:
- a CDS encoding ABC transporter permease, translating into MNKMGTIIGFTFKNKVRNKSFLITTLIMVILLSIGMNIPYLIKVFKGEDGNGAQSSGVHIAVIAENGSAASQLLQAYAKQPGVDATVTPYPAADDAGLKQALSDDKVDGYLTYTEQSGAGLGSVVFHAVDDSAKVKSFLQSALQQVNAQLIAGDRLTPQQIAAMNAPVPLGTEKISADGEAAQDKSHPLINYVIVYVLLILFFMSIMMTGNMIAAEVTSEKSSRIMEILITSAAPLAQMFGKVIGIFLVGLLQIAIIAAAIAANLMLPHNSGVLQDFNLDLGQLSVSLLVYGIVLYILGYFMFALMYAAVGSIVSRTEDLGQAAMPVMMIGFVNFYVPLFSISTPNTLLVKVTSFIPFTSPLSMLLRIGVGDVAAWEIILSLLLLLVTIFVLGWLAAKIYRTGVLMYGKRPSIKELRKAMKAYKI; encoded by the coding sequence ATGAATAAAATGGGCACGATTATCGGATTCACGTTCAAGAACAAAGTGAGAAACAAGTCCTTTCTGATTACCACGCTGATTATGGTAATCCTGCTGAGCATCGGAATGAATATCCCTTATTTGATCAAAGTGTTCAAAGGCGAGGATGGAAACGGCGCTCAAAGCTCGGGCGTCCACATTGCAGTCATTGCGGAGAACGGCAGCGCCGCCTCGCAGCTGCTTCAGGCTTACGCCAAGCAGCCGGGCGTGGATGCTACGGTCACCCCGTATCCCGCCGCCGATGACGCCGGCTTGAAGCAGGCGCTATCAGACGACAAAGTGGACGGATATCTCACCTACACGGAGCAGAGCGGAGCGGGGCTGGGTTCGGTCGTCTTCCATGCAGTCGACGACAGTGCCAAGGTCAAGAGCTTCCTGCAGTCTGCGCTTCAGCAGGTTAACGCGCAGCTGATCGCGGGCGACCGGCTGACGCCGCAGCAGATCGCAGCCATGAACGCGCCGGTGCCGCTCGGCACCGAGAAGATCAGCGCGGACGGGGAAGCGGCTCAGGATAAATCGCATCCGTTGATCAACTATGTCATTGTTTACGTCCTGCTGATTCTGTTCTTTATGTCGATTATGATGACCGGCAATATGATCGCAGCGGAGGTCACCTCGGAGAAAAGCTCGCGCATCATGGAGATTCTGATTACCAGCGCCGCGCCGCTCGCGCAAATGTTCGGTAAGGTCATCGGCATATTCCTGGTCGGTCTGCTGCAAATCGCTATTATCGCCGCCGCCATCGCCGCCAACCTGATGCTGCCGCATAATTCGGGCGTTCTGCAGGATTTCAATCTCGACCTTGGACAGCTCAGCGTCAGCCTGCTGGTGTACGGTATCGTTCTCTATATTCTCGGCTATTTCATGTTCGCCCTGATGTACGCCGCTGTCGGCTCCATCGTCAGCCGCACCGAGGACCTCGGGCAGGCTGCGATGCCGGTCATGATGATCGGCTTTGTGAACTTCTACGTTCCCCTGTTCAGCATCTCGACCCCGAACACCCTGCTGGTCAAAGTCACCAGCTTTATCCCGTTCACGTCGCCCCTCAGCATGCTGCTTCGGATCGGCGTCGGCGATGTGGCCGCATGGGAAATTATCCTGTCGCTGCTGCTTCTGCTCGTTACCATCTTCGTCCTGGGCTGGCTGGCCGCGAAGATTTACCGCACCGGCGTGCTGATGTACGGCAAGCGCCCGAGCATCAAGGAGCTTCGCAAGGCAATGAAGGCTTATAAGATTTAA
- a CDS encoding MFS transporter, protein MAKQNNLLIFILTIGVFGILNTEMGVIGILPSIADHYNVSVTQAGLLVSLFALGIAISGPILPLLFSGINRKKVMLLVLGVFVLGNIVSLFTSNFTILLIARIIPAFFHPIYCSMAFTVAASSVSIEQAPKAVSKVFIGVSAGMVAGVPIASFIDSSVSYEMAMAFFAIVNALVFIATLLFVPSMPVEERLSYSTQFSVLKEPILWLSIVTVILLNSAVFGIYSYISEYLKTVTNMSPNTISLTLFIFGGANIVGNIVAGKLLTHSATKSVISFPLLLVAVYIILFFTGQFTVPMAIITLIWGVLAGGIMANINQYLIATSAPEAPDFANGLFISSCNVGTTLGAAVGGLFISEMGVPYVVLVGILSLILSLVTILLRNYMYSPAKQLSV, encoded by the coding sequence TTGGCTAAACAAAATAATTTACTGATTTTCATATTGACCATAGGAGTGTTCGGTATTCTAAATACCGAAATGGGCGTTATTGGGATATTACCTTCCATTGCCGACCACTATAATGTCAGCGTAACTCAAGCTGGGTTGCTGGTGAGCCTTTTTGCGCTTGGCATTGCCATATCTGGTCCAATCCTGCCGTTATTATTTTCAGGAATAAACCGCAAAAAGGTCATGTTACTTGTATTAGGAGTTTTCGTTTTGGGAAACATTGTATCCTTATTTACATCTAACTTTACCATTCTATTAATTGCTCGTATCATTCCAGCCTTTTTTCATCCCATTTATTGTTCTATGGCATTTACAGTAGCTGCTTCCTCAGTAAGTATAGAACAAGCCCCGAAGGCTGTATCTAAAGTATTTATAGGAGTATCTGCGGGTATGGTAGCCGGCGTACCGATCGCAAGCTTTATTGATAGTTCCGTTTCGTATGAAATGGCGATGGCATTCTTTGCTATTGTAAATGCTCTTGTATTCATTGCTACTTTACTATTTGTACCCTCTATGCCTGTTGAAGAAAGACTTTCTTATAGTACTCAATTTTCCGTTTTAAAAGAACCCATTCTATGGCTTTCCATTGTGACTGTCATTTTATTAAACTCAGCGGTATTTGGGATTTATAGTTATATTAGCGAATATCTAAAAACCGTAACGAATATGTCTCCGAATACCATAAGTTTAACGTTATTCATCTTCGGTGGAGCCAATATCGTTGGAAACATTGTCGCAGGAAAGTTACTTACTCATAGTGCCACCAAATCTGTAATATCTTTTCCTTTGTTATTGGTTGCTGTTTACATCATTTTATTCTTCACAGGCCAGTTTACCGTACCTATGGCAATTATAACTTTAATTTGGGGAGTCTTGGCTGGAGGAATAATGGCAAATATCAATCAATATTTGATTGCGACTTCTGCTCCAGAAGCCCCTGATTTTGCCAATGGATTATTTATATCATCCTGTAACGTAGGAACGACATTGGGTGCAGCTGTAGGCGGTTTATTTATATCAGAAATGGGTGTGCCCTATGTCGTATTGGTGGGAATCCTATCATTGATACTGAGTTTGGTAACCATTTTACTAAGAAACTATATGTATAGTCCTGCAAAACAACTTTCTGTATAA
- a CDS encoding alpha/beta hydrolase: MPNYIFELSDKVTRRSVSYNNRFGIKIAADLYLPKDFDESKKHAAVIMGAPYGGVKEQGSGIYAQNMAERGFVALAFDPSYNGYSGGEPRHLSSPDLFVEDFSAAVDYAGTRPFVDRNQIGVIGMCGSGGFAISAAQVDRRIKAVATISMYDISRAQASGFKDSFTEEDRNRILDAIAEQRYADFEGNPPALTDRGAPIGFDENTNPIGREFGEFYSTPRGYHPNSITQFTVTSSMSFMNFPLLTYIKSISPRPILFIIGEHAHSRYFSEDAYELAAEPKELYIVPNAGHVDLYDRTEFIPFEKLEAFFTENLK, translated from the coding sequence ATGCCAAATTATATTTTTGAGTTAAGCGATAAGGTAACAAGAAGATCAGTTTCTTATAACAACCGGTTTGGAATTAAAATTGCAGCAGATCTCTACTTGCCAAAAGACTTTGATGAGTCCAAGAAACACGCAGCCGTTATTATGGGTGCCCCCTATGGTGGTGTTAAAGAGCAGGGTTCGGGTATTTATGCTCAAAATATGGCAGAGCGTGGTTTTGTGGCTCTTGCATTTGACCCATCGTACAACGGATACAGCGGAGGAGAGCCACGGCACCTTTCTTCGCCTGATCTATTCGTAGAAGACTTCAGCGCAGCCGTTGATTATGCAGGTACGCGTCCATTTGTAGATCGAAATCAAATTGGTGTAATCGGTATGTGCGGGAGCGGTGGTTTTGCGATCAGTGCAGCACAGGTAGACAGACGCATCAAGGCTGTCGCCACGATCAGCATGTATGATATCTCCCGTGCGCAAGCGAGCGGCTTTAAGGACTCGTTCACCGAAGAAGATCGCAACAGAATACTCGATGCAATTGCTGAGCAGCGCTACGCAGACTTTGAGGGCAACCCGCCAGCGCTGACCGATCGAGGAGCGCCTATTGGATTCGACGAAAATACAAACCCTATTGGTCGCGAGTTTGGCGAGTTCTATTCTACGCCTCGCGGGTATCACCCAAACTCAATTACTCAATTTACCGTGACAAGCAGCATGTCATTTATGAATTTCCCTCTGCTTACGTACATTAAATCGATTTCGCCGAGACCCATTTTGTTCATCATTGGCGAGCACGCTCACTCACGGTACTTTAGTGAAGATGCTTACGAATTGGCGGCAGAACCCAAAGAGCTGTACATCGTTCCAAATGCAGGACACGTTGATTTGTACGACAGAACGGAGTTTATTCCATTCGAGAAATTGGAAGCATTCTTTACCGAGAATTTAAAGTAG
- a CDS encoding TetR/AcrR family transcriptional regulator C-terminal domain-containing protein — translation MAKVDRRIVRTQEAIKKAFLELMSEKNFDSITIQDISDRANINRATVYLHYLDKFDLLDKIMEEHINNMSNLCELEAEMDWIESTVHCMEYLESNYLFFSTMLASGGAPYFRSRFVQHNIEEFKKDVDITKGKNLGQSEDVVVEFVANAYVGVVEWWLKNGMPYPAKEMAEKVGDLLERII, via the coding sequence ATGGCGAAAGTGGATAGAAGAATTGTCAGAACTCAAGAGGCCATTAAAAAAGCATTTCTTGAATTGATGTCAGAAAAAAATTTCGATAGCATTACCATTCAGGATATTTCTGATCGGGCAAATATTAACCGTGCAACGGTTTATCTTCATTACTTGGATAAATTCGATCTGTTGGACAAGATCATGGAAGAACATATCAATAACATGAGTAATCTTTGTGAGTTAGAAGCAGAAATGGATTGGATTGAATCGACCGTACACTGCATGGAATATCTTGAAAGTAATTATTTGTTTTTTTCGACGATGTTGGCGAGTGGAGGAGCTCCGTATTTTCGCAGCCGGTTTGTTCAGCATAATATCGAAGAGTTCAAAAAAGACGTGGATATAACAAAGGGCAAAAATTTAGGTCAAAGCGAAGATGTAGTTGTCGAATTTGTTGCAAATGCTTACGTAGGTGTAGTGGAGTGGTGGCTAAAAAATGGCATGCCTTATCCAGCGAAGGAAATGGCAGAAAAAGTGGGGGATCTATTAGAGAGGATTATATAG
- a CDS encoding isochorismatase family protein: MEELLFHFPQTALIVIDLQKWLGNRYAPHSAEQVVSCAASMVKAFRDAGTFVGLVRVSSKDFKDMPRPLLDQAPPAMNLPPGWDEIVPEIGVTDTDHVITKRQWGAFHATDLDQQLRRRGITTIVLCGIASGIGVDTTAREAFAHGYQVIFAIDAMTGLSEAEHEHVRSVIFPRIGRIRTTADILACAALQSSAPE, from the coding sequence ATGGAAGAATTATTATTTCATTTTCCTCAGACAGCCTTAATCGTAATTGATTTGCAGAAGTGGCTTGGAAACCGCTATGCCCCCCATTCAGCTGAGCAAGTCGTCAGCTGTGCCGCCTCCATGGTAAAGGCGTTCCGAGATGCAGGTACATTCGTGGGGCTCGTGCGCGTATCCAGCAAGGACTTCAAGGATATGCCGCGTCCTTTGCTGGACCAGGCTCCTCCTGCAATGAACCTGCCACCCGGCTGGGATGAAATTGTGCCAGAGATCGGTGTCACGGACACCGACCACGTGATTACAAAGCGCCAATGGGGTGCCTTCCATGCGACGGACCTGGATCAGCAGTTGCGCCGGCGCGGCATTACAACGATCGTCCTTTGCGGCATTGCTTCAGGTATTGGTGTGGATACTACAGCGAGAGAAGCCTTCGCCCACGGGTATCAGGTGATTTTTGCGATAGACGCCATGACCGGCCTCAGTGAGGCGGAGCATGAGCATGTGCGTTCCGTGATCTTCCCGCGGATTGGCAGAATTCGCACGACGGCGGACATTCTGGCCTGTGCCGCCCTTCAGTCTTCGGCTCCTGAATAA
- a CDS encoding TetR/AcrR family transcriptional regulator — protein sequence MMSVTKQEIIRSAFQLFKKKGFLATSIQEIAEDCSIAKGSVYKYFPSKEDLFCQVFDECQTAYFDQAEHLKKTETGTPKEGLVKQIVFRYQYFIEFNRILVEFTELPITQDAAFRPLRNHVRARMMEWHKAWLLEVYGPQIEPFLWDLLFIYRAILKDYLLRILYEVKPLSIEDTAWFIVDKLDALAAHMTRTGSKALLGQSSYDAFIHMGSDDWRREREQAAEELLGRVTAALEVWPNGSARRKDLQEVVHLLGAEIAQPQLKRPLIQALCAFLEQEQELKSLVIQLKQIVLSERD from the coding sequence ATGATGAGTGTAACGAAACAGGAGATTATCCGTTCAGCTTTCCAGTTGTTTAAGAAAAAAGGGTTTCTTGCAACTTCGATCCAAGAGATCGCCGAGGACTGCTCCATTGCCAAGGGCTCGGTGTACAAATACTTTCCCTCGAAGGAGGACCTGTTCTGCCAAGTATTCGATGAGTGCCAGACGGCGTATTTTGACCAGGCAGAGCATCTGAAGAAAACAGAGACGGGGACTCCCAAGGAAGGGCTCGTCAAGCAGATTGTGTTCCGCTATCAGTATTTTATCGAATTCAATCGGATTTTGGTTGAGTTCACGGAGCTCCCTATTACGCAGGATGCTGCCTTCCGTCCACTTCGGAATCATGTTCGCGCCCGCATGATGGAGTGGCACAAGGCTTGGCTGCTGGAAGTTTATGGTCCGCAAATTGAGCCGTTTCTATGGGATTTGCTGTTTATATACCGTGCTATTCTTAAGGATTATCTGCTGCGCATCCTTTATGAGGTGAAGCCGCTGTCGATTGAAGATACGGCTTGGTTTATCGTCGATAAGTTGGATGCGCTCGCCGCACATATGACAAGGACAGGCTCGAAGGCACTGCTCGGGCAAAGTTCTTACGACGCTTTCATCCACATGGGCTCGGACGACTGGCGAAGGGAAAGAGAGCAGGCTGCTGAGGAGCTGCTTGGCAGAGTGACGGCTGCACTGGAGGTCTGGCCTAACGGGAGCGCTCGGCGGAAGGATCTACAAGAGGTTGTTCATCTGTTAGGCGCTGAGATTGCCCAGCCGCAGCTAAAGCGGCCGCTCATTCAGGCGCTGTGCGCCTTTTTGGAACAGGAGCAGGAGCTTAAGAGCCTGGTCATCCAGTTAAAGCAGATTGTCCTATCTGAACGGGATTGA
- a CDS encoding VOC family protein, with translation MIKGLYEAHLPVKNLDFSIEFYKKLGLSLAWRDDDTAFFWIEEGKSWLGLWQGDEYQTPYHPSLRHIAFEVSYEDLKQSLRWLGSIQVEAVPFGRRTSIEPFIRPNQGNASVYFNDPDGNSLELICYVPIPDELKRITDKLSFEEWEKLIDNHNNH, from the coding sequence ATGATAAAAGGATTATATGAGGCACATTTACCAGTAAAAAATTTGGATTTTTCGATAGAATTTTATAAAAAATTAGGGTTGAGTTTAGCCTGGCGTGATGATGACACTGCTTTCTTTTGGATAGAAGAGGGAAAAAGTTGGTTAGGTTTATGGCAAGGAGATGAATATCAAACTCCGTACCATCCTTCATTACGACATATTGCTTTTGAAGTATCGTATGAAGATTTGAAACAATCTTTAAGATGGTTAGGATCAATTCAAGTTGAAGCTGTTCCGTTCGGCAGAAGAACATCTATTGAACCTTTTATTCGTCCGAATCAAGGTAACGCTTCAGTTTATTTTAATGACCCAGATGGTAACAGTTTAGAATTAATATGTTATGTTCCAATTCCAGATGAATTAAAACGAATCACTGATAAGTTGTCTTTTGAGGAATGGGAGAAACTTATAGATAATCATAATAATCATTAG
- a CDS encoding SRPBCC family protein: MELSFSNEVIIDCTVARVYEFLRNVENFSSWNYAVMTVEPTGDRKDTYRLTRDLVHSQEIETITVIEARTDQFLHLQAAGGRFDYESKYELTTFENKTILANHVIMKPSGASGILLKMLKGNIQREVNNNLHVLKTLMEENGSTNINAKVCLK, encoded by the coding sequence ATGGAACTTTCATTTAGCAATGAGGTAATCATTGACTGCACTGTGGCACGGGTTTATGAATTTTTAAGAAATGTGGAGAACTTTTCATCTTGGAATTATGCTGTCATGACCGTAGAGCCGACGGGAGACCGTAAAGATACCTACAGATTGACAAGAGATTTAGTCCACTCGCAAGAAATAGAAACCATTACGGTCATTGAGGCTCGGACAGACCAATTCCTCCACTTGCAAGCAGCCGGCGGCAGATTTGATTACGAATCTAAATATGAGCTCACAACATTTGAAAATAAAACCATACTTGCCAATCATGTCATCATGAAGCCTTCCGGTGCCAGCGGTATTCTGCTTAAGATGCTAAAGGGGAATATACAACGTGAAGTAAACAATAACCTGCACGTATTAAAAACTCTGATGGAAGAGAACGGAAGCACTAATATTAATGCAAAGGTGTGTTTGAAATGA
- a CDS encoding PTS system mannose/fructose/N-acetylgalactosamine-transporter subunit IIB, which produces MGIVLARIDQRLIHGIVVTQWAGHTRAKRLMVVDDVVSQDEVQKTAMRMSKPAGTGMSIIDTDTAITNFNAGKYDDHNVLLVVREPETLLKLAAGGVQIPKVNVGIIFDGEGKTTVKKMVSVNEKEVADLKALKEKGIPVTFHFVPGDAEEPLETYIK; this is translated from the coding sequence ATGGGTATCGTACTGGCGCGAATCGATCAACGCTTGATTCATGGAATTGTGGTAACGCAGTGGGCAGGACATACAAGAGCCAAACGGCTGATGGTCGTGGATGATGTTGTAAGTCAGGATGAAGTCCAAAAAACGGCGATGCGCATGAGCAAGCCTGCCGGAACCGGGATGTCGATCATTGATACGGATACGGCCATTACCAACTTCAATGCCGGAAAATATGACGATCATAATGTTTTGCTGGTTGTCCGGGAGCCTGAAACGCTGTTGAAGCTTGCTGCGGGCGGCGTTCAAATTCCGAAAGTTAATGTCGGGATCATCTTTGACGGCGAAGGCAAAACAACGGTTAAGAAGATGGTTTCTGTCAATGAAAAAGAAGTAGCCGATCTCAAAGCATTAAAAGAAAAAGGAATTCCGGTCACCTTTCACTTTGTGCCGGGAGATGCAGAAGAACCACTGGAAACCTATATCAAATAA
- a CDS encoding PTS mannose/fructose/sorbose/N-acetylgalactosamine transporter subunit IIC — protein sequence MEIIQAILIVALAFWMVLDQQGFVITTWFPSIIGMIAGVIMGDVPTAMVIAGTFQLMALGVANIGGSSVPNYGLATLVGIYVALRTTGDIENAKAIALAVGVPVGMLGIQLDVLGKILNSYVSHAAQKALNEGKFAKMNRIFWIGPLIFGLTTAIPTLLCVIFGDKIVKVLLDVVPKWFTDGLSIAGSMLPVVGIALLLQFMPVKKYLTMLLIGFVISAYLGLPILGIAILGFAFAYYFFTQKINSTPAAAAAGNGNTSVEGDEFDE from the coding sequence ATGGAGATTATACAAGCGATACTCATTGTTGCATTAGCTTTCTGGATGGTTCTGGACCAGCAGGGTTTTGTTATCACTACCTGGTTCCCATCCATTATCGGAATGATTGCCGGAGTTATTATGGGCGATGTCCCTACGGCCATGGTCATAGCCGGGACTTTCCAATTAATGGCCCTGGGGGTAGCCAATATAGGCGGGTCCTCGGTACCCAATTACGGTCTTGCGACACTTGTCGGGATTTATGTAGCCCTCCGCACAACCGGTGATATTGAAAATGCGAAAGCCATTGCCTTGGCGGTCGGGGTGCCTGTCGGAATGCTTGGTATTCAATTGGATGTTCTGGGCAAGATCCTCAATTCCTATGTGTCTCATGCGGCTCAAAAAGCGCTGAACGAAGGAAAATTCGCCAAAATGAACCGTATTTTCTGGATTGGGCCCCTTATTTTTGGTTTAACCACAGCGATTCCCACCTTACTTTGTGTAATCTTCGGAGATAAGATCGTGAAGGTGCTGCTGGATGTTGTTCCGAAATGGTTTACAGACGGATTATCCATAGCCGGGTCCATGCTGCCGGTAGTCGGGATTGCCTTGTTGCTTCAGTTTATGCCAGTGAAGAAGTACCTGACGATGCTCTTGATTGGCTTTGTGATTTCCGCGTATCTGGGCTTGCCGATTCTGGGAATTGCCATTTTAGGCTTCGCCTTTGCCTATTATTTCTTCACCCAAAAAATAAATAGTACACCTGCGGCGGCGGCGGCGGGGAACGGCAATACCTCAGTTGAAGGAGACGAATTCGATGAGTAA
- a CDS encoding PTS system mannose/fructose/sorbose family transporter subunit IID, which translates to MSNTEPATNQVTKRDIRSAAIRYMFMACNTFNYENQQAPAVVFGLNKVLRKIYKKDEDYKASLNNHFNYFNTTTWMANLLLGASVAMEQKDGIQSKEAVQAFKTGMMGPLAGVGDTLIWVLYPTIMGSIAGYMGLQGNPTGAIIWLLLNIVFFFFRIKLFDVGHTSGLKLITALGDRLNVFTEAASIMGLTVVGALIPAVVKMNVQLKYQTGEVTLPIQTEILDKIMPALLPAVLTIIVYKLIGSKKIGLTSIIFLIIGLALVCSYLGILGV; encoded by the coding sequence ATGAGTAACACAGAACCGGCAACAAATCAGGTAACGAAAAGAGACATTCGGTCAGCAGCCATCCGGTATATGTTCATGGCTTGTAACACCTTTAATTACGAGAACCAGCAGGCTCCGGCGGTAGTGTTTGGACTGAACAAGGTTTTACGCAAAATCTATAAAAAAGATGAGGATTATAAAGCATCTTTAAATAATCATTTCAACTACTTCAATACCACGACCTGGATGGCCAATCTCCTCCTGGGAGCCTCGGTGGCGATGGAGCAGAAGGATGGCATCCAATCGAAGGAAGCGGTTCAAGCTTTTAAAACAGGGATGATGGGACCGCTTGCCGGTGTTGGAGACACGCTTATTTGGGTACTGTACCCGACCATCATGGGGTCAATTGCCGGATATATGGGGTTACAGGGAAATCCGACAGGTGCGATTATTTGGTTGCTGCTCAACATCGTCTTTTTCTTTTTCCGTATTAAATTGTTCGACGTGGGCCACACCTCCGGCTTGAAATTAATCACTGCCCTGGGCGACAGATTAAATGTTTTTACTGAAGCCGCCTCCATCATGGGGTTAACGGTAGTTGGCGCATTAATTCCAGCCGTTGTCAAAATGAATGTTCAGCTTAAATATCAAACGGGAGAAGTCACGCTACCCATTCAAACCGAAATTCTGGACAAGATTATGCCGGCGCTGCTGCCTGCGGTATTAACCATTATCGTCTATAAGTTGATCGGATCGAAGAAGATCGGCCTTACAAGCATCATATTTTTGATTATTGGTTTAGCATTAGTCTGCTCTTACCTTGGAATTCTGGGCGTTTAA
- a CDS encoding PTS sugar transporter subunit IIA, with the protein MRKIIIASHDRMAEGVKDTLNYITKGIGNVHALSAYLTNTPVKEEVKGLLEDVGEDDEVVVFTDLLGGSVNQAFAAYLSRPHFHIIAGINLPVIIAVLVQPEDEYLTADQILFAVNEARQQLVYVNDFVANMPKDDEDDE; encoded by the coding sequence ATGCGAAAAATAATCATAGCCAGCCACGATCGAATGGCAGAAGGCGTAAAAGACACTTTGAATTATATCACTAAAGGTATCGGTAATGTTCATGCCCTCTCAGCATACCTGACCAACACACCGGTTAAGGAAGAAGTCAAGGGATTACTGGAGGATGTAGGGGAAGATGATGAAGTAGTGGTATTCACGGACCTGCTCGGGGGATCGGTGAACCAGGCATTTGCAGCGTATTTAAGCCGTCCGCATTTTCATATTATCGCGGGAATCAATCTGCCGGTTATCATTGCGGTACTGGTGCAGCCGGAGGATGAATATTTAACGGCGGATCAAATTCTGTTTGCCGTGAATGAAGCCAGACAGCAGTTAGTATATGTGAATGATTTTGTCGCCAATATGCCAAAAGATGATGAAGATGATGAATAA